In the Thermosipho atlanticus DSM 15807 genome, ATTCAAAAAAAGGTGTTAATTCCATAATTGTACCAAATGTAATGGATTTTGATGAACCACCTTTCATTAGTGAGGAAATAAACAAACAAATTAGAGAAGTATATAATATCTCCGAAAATTCAATTGTTCTTTTACAAGCAACAAGAATTACTGAAAGAAAAGCAATCGAACTTGCCATTGAACTTGTTAGACAAATGTCAAAACTAGCAAAAAAATATAAAGGAAAACAATTGTATAATGGGAAAATTTTCGATGGCGAAATTGTTTTAGCATTTTCTGGAATGTGTGAAAGTGAAAATTATAAATACAAATTACTAGACAAAGCCTTCAAATATGGGATTAGAACCGTTGATCTTTATCCAAATGTTGAAAATAATGTTTGGTCATTCTGGAATTTATATAGCATTGCAGATGCAATTACATATCCTTCAATTCTAGAAGGTTGGGGAAACCAATTATTAGAAGCTATAATCGTTAAAAAACCAATTGTTATATTCGAATATAAAGTTTTTGAAAAAGATATTAAAAAATCTGGCTTAAAATTCATTAGTCTAGGAAACACTTATAAATTAGAAAATGGACTAGTTAATGTAAATGAAAACATAGAAATAGAAGCTGCACAAAAATTGTTTGAAATTTTATTCAACAAAGAACTATATGAAAAAACAGTTAATGAAAACTTTGAAATTGGAAAGAAATTTTTTAGTTTAGAAACTCTTAGAAAGATCATAGAAAACCATATTTTGAATTAAATCAAAATAATATGTTAAATTTCCAGGGAGTTCCCCTGGATTTTTTATTTATATCAAATTTTTGTATGATATAATTTAGAATACAAAAAAATAAAGGAGATTATTATGCATTATTTAGCAGCTGTTTTATCTTCTTTCTCCTCTTCAGTCACTTCTATTTTCGGTAAATTACTATTTACAATCGGAGCATCAGTATCCCAAA is a window encoding:
- the mggS gene encoding mannosylglucosylglycerate synthase, producing MKIALVHYRAGLMDGVSLEMEKWKKVLLRMGHDVDIVAGNNKSGVDVLIPSIGFENPKYRIINKNAFEKLEDFSITELTETIFNESENIYSNIEEKLSKYDVIIPNNIWSLGAFLPSAIALTKYAENHPEKLFVGHHHDFWWEREYFLNYQDKKIKELLDKYCPPVNRNIKHVVINSLAKEALYSKKGVNSIIVPNVMDFDEPPFISEEINKQIREVYNISENSIVLLQATRITERKAIELAIELVRQMSKLAKKYKGKQLYNGKIFDGEIVLAFSGMCESENYKYKLLDKAFKYGIRTVDLYPNVENNVWSFWNLYSIADAITYPSILEGWGNQLLEAIIVKKPIVIFEYKVFEKDIKKSGLKFISLGNTYKLENGLVNVNENIEIEAAQKLFEILFNKELYEKTVNENFEIGKKFFSLETLRKIIENHILN